The Ignavibacteria bacterium genome contains the following window.
TTTTCTTTACAAATGTTTTTTTGTTAGCTCAGGAAGAAGATGTCTTTGAAGACTCGGTACAAACCGTCGAAGTTTATTTAATTGATAACTACTTGAAAAGCGATAATGAAAAAGTGCTTGTCCTAAGCTGGATGACAAACCTTCCTGTGAAATCGCAAGTTGAAATTGAAGACATAGGCTTATTCAATGTAAGCGATACTCTGACAGACTTTCATCAAACAAGAATTGATTTAAGCAGCTATCAGTTCAAAAAAGAAGAATATTACTTTAAAATAATTTCTGAACTCGAGGATGGAACCAAACAAGAAAGCGAAGAATATTCTTTCCTTGTTCCACTCAAAGAAAAGATTACAACTCAAAGCTCTACAACAACTTCAACAAAAACATCAAGCTCTTATTATTTGTACAATTTTGTATTAGGAATGTCACTCTGGCTTTTGCCTTCTCCAGCTATTGCAATTGAAGATGGTCAATCAAAATTTGCAATTCTAAAAGACTTTCCTCTTGTCAGTATAGGTTCTTCTTCTGCATACAAAACTTTTCCCTATGTTTATTTTTATGCTGGTTATTTACACATTCCAGATGGTTTCATTAAAAATTCTTTTCGATTAGGAACAAAATATTTGTATGAAATTTCCAACCTGAAACATTTTGTTAGTGTTGGAATTGGAGGATTTACAAACTTCAAAGGGAAAAACGGAATTAATGGTGAGATAGGTTTCAGTTTCCTAAAAATACTGAGAACTTTTGAGCTGACAGCAAATTATTCTTATAACTTTCTTCCTTCATCAAAACACCACTTCCATTTATTTAGTATTGGACTATTCACCTCATCCTTCTCACTAAATTTGAATTACTAATATGAACATACAACTACTAAATCCAGCCGATTTGAAAGAAGCAGCTAAATTTTGTCGTATTAATATGAAATACGACATTATGCCTGATTTTCTTTTCAAAGAAAAAGCATTTGATGACCCGGATTTTGATCCAGAACTTGCTTTAGTCGTCAAAGAAGGTGAAGAAATAATCGCCTTTATGATGGGAGTGATTCGTAATCATAAAAAAATTGGTAAGATAGGATACATTAAATTGATGGCGGTAAAACCATCAGAAAGAAGAAAAGGAATTGCAACCAAACTTTACAAAATTTTAGAAGATAAATTCATCAAAGAAGGTTGTGAAAAAGTAAGAATTTATGAATCACATCCAAATTATTTTCAACCAGGAATTGATCCCTTATACACCGAAGCAATATGTTTCGCTGAACGACTTGGCTTCAAAAAATTCAACGATACTGCAAATATGATTTGCAATTTGGTCGGACAAAATTTCGATACCTCGAATGATGAACAAAGACTGCTCAATGATGGGATTATTATCAAAAGAGCTGAGAAAAACGATTACGAAAACACAATGAAATTTATCCTTGAAAATTTTGAACTCTGGGAAAATGAAGTCAATATGGCTTTCAAGAACAACCCGATTTCAATTCATATTGCAATTTATCAGGATCGAGTGGTTGGATTTTCAGCTTATGACACAAATAATTTGAACACAGGTTGGTTTGGTCCAATGGGCACAAGTCCAGAAATGCGCGGAAAAAATATCGGCGGAGTCTTGTTAAAAAGATGCTT
Protein-coding sequences here:
- a CDS encoding GNAT family N-acetyltransferase produces the protein MNIQLLNPADLKEAAKFCRINMKYDIMPDFLFKEKAFDDPDFDPELALVVKEGEEIIAFMMGVIRNHKKIGKIGYIKLMAVKPSERRKGIATKLYKILEDKFIKEGCEKVRIYESHPNYFQPGIDPLYTEAICFAERLGFKKFNDTANMICNLVGQNFDTSNDEQRLLNDGIIIKRAEKNDYENTMKFILENFELWENEVNMAFKNNPISIHIAIYQDRVVGFSAYDTNNLNTGWFGPMGTSPEMRGKNIGGVLLKRCLKDQQAQGHQFAIIPWVGPIPFYSHYCGAKVQRVFWRYEKLLK